Proteins from a single region of Salinigranum halophilum:
- a CDS encoding APC family permease, whose protein sequence is MAGGHRRLSLPHALAVVTGALLGVGALYIPERVETLAGPMTPVGFLIATAGALALTVGYATFLSGPLGDRSAGAYLHLSRTWRSRAVGFFTVWPKPAAYAALLALLAQYLARLLALPVAQDTVALVVLGGLLALHLAGPAVVGRLGLLLSGGFTLFVLVLAAAALSVVVPSNFVPLLPTPVLRDQPVLSLGRGALVALFGFVGFEACVGLAGEVESPRETLPRALLGGVTGVGLLVTLIAFVTLGVIPWARMIFATVPFVDAAASGLDVAATALVTPGLVLATLAALVALSWAPTRTLAGLGEVVPPLAHTNRFGAPDVASLVVFGLAGTLVFVDAVFVGLFLVVPGLLVLYVAHGLTTAALPVVNPDLYRACAFRLSPRLLAVCGLSGAGLTALLLWQALTLDPVVVLGYTRVGPTLTGPVADPLVRRPLESAVPALVGWETLGVLVYVAARDYRAEVGVELEPLTRF, encoded by the coding sequence ATGGCTGGCGGGCACCGGCGGCTGTCGCTTCCCCACGCGCTCGCCGTCGTCACCGGCGCGTTGCTCGGTGTCGGCGCGCTGTACATCCCCGAGCGCGTCGAGACCCTCGCCGGACCGATGACACCGGTGGGCTTTCTCATCGCGACGGCCGGCGCGCTCGCGCTGACGGTCGGATACGCGACGTTCCTCTCGGGGCCGCTCGGTGACCGGAGCGCGGGCGCGTACCTGCACCTCTCGCGGACGTGGCGCTCGCGCGCCGTCGGCTTCTTCACCGTCTGGCCGAAACCCGCCGCGTACGCCGCGCTCCTCGCGCTGTTGGCGCAGTATCTCGCCCGCCTGCTGGCTCTCCCCGTCGCACAGGACACGGTCGCGCTCGTGGTGCTCGGCGGTCTCCTCGCGCTCCACCTCGCGGGGCCGGCCGTCGTCGGTCGACTCGGCCTGCTCCTGTCGGGCGGGTTCACGCTCTTCGTCCTCGTGCTCGCGGCCGCGGCGCTCTCGGTCGTCGTGCCGAGCAACTTCGTCCCGCTCTTGCCGACACCTGTCCTGCGAGACCAGCCGGTGTTGTCGCTGGGGCGCGGAGCGCTCGTCGCGCTCTTCGGCTTCGTCGGGTTCGAGGCGTGTGTCGGCCTTGCCGGCGAGGTGGAGTCGCCGCGGGAGACGCTTCCGCGGGCTCTGCTCGGTGGGGTCACCGGGGTGGGACTGCTCGTGACGCTGATTGCCTTCGTCACGCTCGGCGTCATCCCGTGGGCGCGCATGATTTTCGCGACCGTCCCCTTCGTCGACGCGGCCGCCTCGGGTCTCGACGTCGCTGCCACCGCCCTCGTCACGCCCGGACTCGTCCTCGCCACCCTCGCCGCGCTCGTCGCCCTGTCGTGGGCACCGACCCGCACGCTCGCCGGACTCGGAGAGGTGGTGCCGCCGCTGGCGCACACGAACCGTTTCGGCGCGCCGGACGTCGCGAGCCTCGTCGTCTTCGGTCTCGCCGGGACCCTCGTCTTCGTCGACGCCGTCTTCGTCGGTCTCTTCCTCGTCGTCCCCGGCCTGCTCGTCCTCTACGTCGCCCACGGGCTGACGACGGCCGCGCTGCCTGTCGTGAACCCCGACCTCTATCGGGCGTGTGCGTTCCGCCTCTCGCCCCGACTGCTGGCGGTCTGTGGGCTGAGCGGCGCGGGGCTCACAGCGCTGTTGCTCTGGCAGGCACTCACTCTCGACCCGGTCGTCGTCCTCGGCTACACCCGCGTGGGTCCGACCCTCACCGGGCCGGTCGCCGACCCGCTCGTCCGTCGCCCGCTGGAGAGTGCGGTCCCGGCGCTCGTCGGGTGGGAGACGCTCGGCGTGCTGGTGTACGTCGCCGCCCGGGACTACAGAGCGGAGGTCGGTGTCGAGTTGGAGCCGTTGACGCGGTTCTGA
- a CDS encoding DUF488 family protein, with protein sequence MSVETAHAQRVRERAVERAATQASVTPDTPVWVGVVRSPPGWFHRRVDVALPALGLSVETHETLVRRRRDLRMQGLCAEGAHNAAWEELDVDEHYRAHLSSEDAREALASLAVRRERERIVLATDRQPGFRCHRAVLASVLAGD encoded by the coding sequence ATGTCCGTCGAGACCGCTCACGCACAGCGGGTCCGCGAGCGCGCCGTCGAGCGCGCGGCGACACAGGCGTCGGTCACCCCCGACACCCCGGTGTGGGTCGGCGTCGTCCGCTCACCACCAGGGTGGTTCCACCGACGCGTCGACGTCGCCCTGCCCGCGCTGGGGCTCTCGGTAGAGACGCACGAGACGCTCGTGCGCCGCCGTCGTGACCTGCGGATGCAGGGGCTCTGCGCGGAGGGAGCACACAACGCCGCGTGGGAGGAACTCGACGTCGACGAACACTACCGCGCCCACCTGTCGAGTGAGGACGCGCGGGAGGCCCTGGCGTCGCTCGCTGTGCGCAGGGAGCGCGAGCGTATCGTCCTCGCGACGGACCGCCAGCCGGGGTTCCGGTGTCACCGGGCCGTCCTCGCGTCGGTGCTCGCCGGCGACTGA
- a CDS encoding mechanosensitive ion channel family protein, producing MTRRLGSSALAIAALAALVAGYIQATAPFPDPFPTTVLPGNVVLTKVLLVVATVLGFYGVYVIVFRALSTRFTKRRAHDVRNVLRLFLGGTALISVLGIITEQWVGVLLSLGVVGFAVTFALQQPLLSLLGWVYIMLKRPYAVGDRVKIEDSKGDVIEVDFLVTTLWEVNGDLVSTHQPSGRVVTVPNSVVLNAQVVNYTTLVDHVWNELSVQVAFETDLRFARQTMVDVADDYLGDAMAREIADYRERLAETAVELEVQDGPTVNVVQTESWVELRLRYLVHPRRGARTRNVLYERILDRFNEQPDRVKFPVSRNR from the coding sequence GTGACGCGCCGACTGGGTTCCTCCGCGCTCGCCATCGCCGCCCTCGCCGCGCTCGTCGCGGGGTACATCCAGGCGACGGCCCCCTTCCCCGACCCGTTCCCGACGACGGTCCTTCCGGGGAACGTGGTGCTCACGAAGGTCCTGCTCGTCGTCGCGACCGTCCTCGGCTTCTACGGCGTCTACGTCATCGTCTTCCGGGCGCTCTCGACCCGCTTCACGAAGCGCCGCGCCCACGACGTCCGCAACGTCCTCCGACTCTTCCTGGGCGGCACCGCTCTCATCTCCGTCCTCGGTATCATCACCGAGCAGTGGGTCGGCGTCCTCCTCTCGCTCGGTGTCGTCGGGTTCGCCGTCACCTTCGCCCTCCAGCAGCCGCTCCTCTCGCTTCTGGGCTGGGTCTACATCATGCTGAAGCGCCCCTACGCCGTCGGGGACCGGGTGAAGATAGAGGACTCGAAGGGCGACGTCATCGAGGTAGACTTCCTCGTCACGACCCTCTGGGAGGTCAACGGCGACCTCGTCTCGACCCACCAGCCCTCCGGCCGGGTCGTGACGGTGCCCAACAGCGTCGTCCTCAACGCACAGGTCGTCAACTACACGACGCTCGTCGACCACGTCTGGAACGAACTGTCGGTCCAGGTGGCGTTCGAGACCGACCTCCGGTTCGCCCGGCAGACGATGGTCGACGTTGCCGACGACTACCTCGGCGACGCGATGGCCCGCGAGATTGCCGACTACCGCGAGCGTCTCGCCGAGACCGCAGTCGAACTCGAGGTTCAGGACGGACCGACGGTGAACGTCGTGCAGACGGAGTCGTGGGTCGAACTCCGCCTCCGGTACCTCGTCCACCCCCGACGCGGCGCACGAACCCGGAACGTCCTCTACGAGCGTATCCTGGACCGGTTCAACGAACAGCCCGACCGCGTGAAGTTCCCCGTGAGCAGAAACCGGTAG
- the malQ gene encoding 4-alpha-glucanotransferase — protein sequence MRFQRQGGVFMHVTSLPGPHGIGDLGQGARDFLDFLDRANQSLWQFCPLGPISQAHGNSPYQSFSAFAGNPLLISLDRLVDRGLLTEAELEGEEFDAHHVDYDHVASFKRDRLHTAFERFEPTDEYHDFCEREASWLDGYALFMALKHEFEGALWTTWPHEVKTRDPDALDRYRDELSEEVAFRRFVQYVFDRQWKAVREYAAERGIQLVGDLPIYVALDSADVWTAPDAFRLDENNEPTVVAGVPPNPQDDGQRWGNPLYDWDRLRENGYDWWLARLKRLFDLVDITRIDHFKGFDEYWAIDAHSDWAGDGEWVDAPGHDFFETVERELGELPFIVEDLGFLDEGLVDLRDRFEFPGMRVPQYADWCEGGHMYQPMHYPDNVVGYTSTHDTDTIVGYYQDLGQRQKDCLHYNLGVDGSNIHWSMIEAVWNSEAVMAFTTMQDLLGLDSHARFNTPGTAEGNWGWRVTREGFEDGIADELASLTDIYIR from the coding sequence ATGCGATTCCAGCGTCAGGGCGGCGTGTTCATGCACGTCACGTCGCTCCCCGGCCCACACGGTATCGGTGACCTCGGACAGGGGGCGCGTGATTTCCTCGACTTCCTCGACCGCGCAAATCAGTCGCTCTGGCAGTTCTGTCCGCTCGGGCCCATCTCGCAGGCCCACGGCAACTCGCCGTACCAGTCGTTCTCCGCGTTCGCCGGCAACCCGCTTCTCATCAGCCTCGACCGTCTCGTCGACCGCGGCCTCCTCACCGAGGCCGAACTCGAAGGCGAGGAGTTCGACGCCCACCACGTCGACTACGACCACGTCGCGTCGTTCAAGCGCGACCGCCTCCACACGGCGTTCGAGCGGTTCGAGCCCACCGACGAGTACCACGACTTCTGCGAGCGCGAGGCCTCCTGGCTCGACGGGTACGCGCTCTTCATGGCGCTCAAACACGAGTTCGAGGGCGCGCTCTGGACGACGTGGCCCCACGAGGTGAAGACGCGCGACCCCGACGCGCTCGACCGATACCGTGACGAACTCTCGGAGGAGGTCGCCTTCCGGCGGTTCGTCCAGTACGTCTTCGACCGCCAGTGGAAGGCGGTCCGCGAGTACGCCGCCGAACGCGGTATCCAGCTGGTCGGTGACCTGCCGATCTACGTCGCCCTCGACAGCGCCGACGTCTGGACCGCCCCCGACGCCTTCCGTCTCGACGAGAACAACGAGCCTACCGTGGTCGCGGGCGTCCCGCCGAACCCCCAGGACGACGGCCAGCGCTGGGGGAACCCGCTCTACGACTGGGACCGTCTCCGCGAGAACGGCTACGACTGGTGGCTCGCTCGGTTGAAACGGCTGTTCGACCTCGTCGACATCACCCGCATCGACCACTTCAAGGGCTTCGACGAGTACTGGGCCATCGACGCGCACTCGGACTGGGCCGGCGACGGTGAGTGGGTGGACGCGCCCGGCCACGACTTCTTCGAGACGGTCGAACGCGAACTCGGCGAACTCCCCTTCATCGTCGAGGACCTCGGCTTCCTCGACGAGGGGCTCGTCGACCTCCGCGACCGGTTCGAGTTCCCCGGGATGCGCGTCCCGCAGTACGCCGACTGGTGCGAAGGCGGACACATGTATCAGCCCATGCACTACCCCGACAACGTCGTCGGCTACACCTCGACGCACGACACCGACACCATCGTCGGCTACTACCAGGACCTCGGACAGCGCCAGAAGGACTGCCTCCACTACAACCTCGGCGTCGACGGCTCGAACATCCACTGGTCGATGATCGAGGCCGTCTGGAACTCCGAGGCGGTGATGGCCTTCACCACGATGCAGGACCTCCTCGGACTGGACTCACACGCCCGGTTCAACACACCCGGAACCGCAGAAGGCAACTGGGGCTGGCGCGTCACCCGCGAGGGATTCGAAGACGGCATCGCCGACGAGCTCGCGAGCCTCACCGACATCTACATCCGCTGA
- a CDS encoding ATPase domain-containing protein, with protein MAEPPSRSGNDVGSGDEGSHPEAERLSSGISGLDTVLGGGFLTGYHYLIRGTPGAGKTVLGWHFLTAGGRGDALYVTFEERPEKIRRNAASLGLDLDGVTILDLSPEARSVAEGGSYDVFAPSAVEYEALTARVQTQVEADPPSRVLLDPVTQLRYLAPDEYQFRRELLSLMDLLTGRGETVLFTSQTSPETPDDDLQFMSDGILELRRPNGGRVLDVPKFRGAEVTAGPHAVRVDQGGMSVYPRVVPERDGRPFTRRLTSSGVPALDDLLHGGIELGTTTLFSGPTGIGKTTVSALFLIEAARRGHHSVLYHLEEKPETFIERCAAIDTPVTELLDDGTLEVVSVTPSLLTVGEFLGQVQSDVTDDTTFVMIDGVQGFEKLTNLSEEREELSALRSYLTARGVTVVLTDEMPNITGDFRPTKSGETAIADNIVFMRYLEFNGEIHRAIGVLKKRTSDFEHRLRRFEITEEGIRVGDPLTGLSGVLTGDPQWVGTDPEREGAL; from the coding sequence ATGGCTGAACCTCCATCACGCAGCGGGAACGACGTCGGGTCGGGCGACGAGGGAAGCCACCCCGAGGCTGAGCGCCTCTCGAGCGGCATCAGCGGACTCGACACGGTCCTCGGCGGGGGGTTCCTCACGGGATATCACTATCTGATTCGCGGCACGCCCGGGGCCGGCAAGACGGTGTTGGGCTGGCACTTCCTGACCGCCGGTGGCCGCGGGGACGCCCTCTACGTGACGTTCGAGGAACGACCCGAGAAGATTCGGCGAAACGCCGCGTCGTTGGGGCTCGACCTCGACGGCGTCACCATCTTGGATTTGAGCCCCGAGGCGCGGTCGGTCGCCGAAGGCGGCAGCTACGACGTGTTCGCCCCCTCCGCGGTCGAGTACGAGGCGCTGACCGCACGCGTCCAGACGCAGGTCGAAGCCGACCCGCCGAGTCGGGTGCTGCTCGACCCGGTGACACAGCTACGGTATCTCGCCCCGGACGAGTATCAGTTCCGGCGCGAACTCCTCTCGCTGATGGACCTGTTGACGGGGCGGGGCGAGACGGTCCTCTTCACCTCCCAGACGAGCCCCGAGACGCCCGACGACGACCTGCAGTTCATGAGCGACGGGATTCTCGAGTTGCGCCGCCCGAACGGCGGGCGGGTCCTCGACGTACCGAAGTTCCGCGGTGCCGAGGTCACCGCGGGCCCGCACGCGGTCCGCGTCGACCAGGGAGGCATGTCCGTCTACCCGCGTGTCGTCCCCGAACGCGACGGACGGCCGTTCACCCGGCGGCTCACCTCCTCCGGCGTCCCGGCTCTCGACGACCTGCTGCACGGGGGTATCGAACTGGGAACGACGACGCTCTTCAGCGGGCCGACGGGCATCGGGAAGACGACTGTCAGTGCGCTCTTTCTGATCGAGGCGGCCAGGCGCGGGCATCACTCCGTCCTGTACCACCTCGAAGAGAAACCGGAGACGTTCATCGAGCGCTGTGCGGCTATCGACACACCCGTGACGGAGTTGCTCGACGACGGGACGCTGGAGGTGGTCAGCGTGACGCCCTCGCTGTTGACGGTCGGCGAGTTCCTCGGACAGGTCCAGAGCGACGTCACGGACGACACGACGTTCGTGATGATCGACGGCGTCCAAGGGTTCGAGAAACTCACCAACCTCTCCGAGGAGCGCGAGGAGTTGTCGGCGCTCCGCAGTTATCTGACCGCCCGTGGAGTCACCGTCGTGTTGACCGACGAGATGCCGAACATCACGGGCGACTTCCGCCCGACGAAGTCGGGCGAGACGGCCATCGCGGACAACATCGTCTTCATGCGGTATCTCGAGTTCAACGGCGAGATACACCGCGCCATCGGCGTGTTGAAGAAACGGACGAGCGACTTCGAGCACCGACTGCGACGGTTCGAGATAACCGAGGAGGGAATCCGCGTCGGCGACCCACTCACCGGGCTCTCTGGCGTGCTGACCGGCGACCCGCAGTGGGTCGGCACCGACCCGGAGCGGGAGGGCGCGTTGTGA
- a CDS encoding sensor histidine kinase, producing the protein MSRATRRSTGVGNVMWESPDTAGTSDTTREASPNSGDGTFLPPVAVTSPHRVLLLIAHRRNRTLLLDWFAKQSTYDALDGIAILDGSERTGRDDDTPTERTTDSPTGPGTERAATNRGAAAGSRACDRGFDGLESEAIDVVLVDASALERYETWVRRRLELERPLPLPCLLLAGESTTRQLFSSNAPHGWRTLVDDVVATPVDPALLDRRLRAYLSLREMAAELERRHDQLSLLAQVVRHDIANAATVVTGWGELLRGDVSPAGVEALERVLRGGQRITELVENSRDLTMLIDAGHDLETEAMLLGPILRVEVDNVRRIHGSTMKAVTVDLVSPLPAVEVVAGGMLPSVFANLLSNAVRHNDADAVEIGVTVDVEPDEVVVRVTDNGPGIPDDQKERVFEPATKRGDSPGDGLGLSLVKRLVESYGGRVWFEDASGGGVVACVALCRVTSSPP; encoded by the coding sequence GTGAGTCGAGCCACCCGTCGGAGCACGGGCGTCGGTAACGTCATGTGGGAGTCACCCGACACCGCCGGGACGAGTGACACCACGAGAGAGGCGTCTCCGAACAGCGGTGACGGGACGTTCCTGCCGCCGGTGGCCGTCACGTCGCCACACCGAGTTCTGCTCTTGATCGCTCACCGTCGCAACAGGACGCTCCTCCTCGACTGGTTCGCGAAGCAGTCCACGTACGACGCGCTCGATGGCATCGCCATCCTCGACGGGAGTGAGCGAACGGGGCGAGACGACGACACGCCGACCGAGCGGACGACCGATTCCCCGACGGGTCCGGGGACGGAGCGGGCGGCGACGAACCGAGGGGCCGCGGCTGGCTCGCGGGCGTGTGACCGCGGATTCGACGGGCTCGAATCGGAGGCCATCGACGTCGTGCTCGTCGACGCGTCAGCGCTCGAGCGGTACGAGACGTGGGTCAGGCGCCGGCTCGAACTCGAACGGCCGCTGCCGCTCCCGTGTCTGTTGCTCGCCGGGGAATCGACGACGCGGCAACTCTTCTCGTCGAACGCCCCCCACGGCTGGCGCACGCTCGTCGACGACGTCGTCGCGACGCCCGTCGACCCCGCGTTACTCGACCGGCGACTCCGCGCGTATCTCAGCCTCCGGGAGATGGCCGCAGAGCTAGAGCGGCGTCACGACCAGCTCTCGTTGCTCGCGCAGGTCGTCAGACACGACATCGCGAACGCCGCGACGGTCGTCACGGGCTGGGGCGAACTGTTGCGTGGGGACGTCAGCCCCGCGGGCGTCGAGGCGCTCGAACGCGTCCTTCGCGGCGGACAGCGCATCACCGAACTCGTCGAGAACAGCCGCGACCTGACGATGCTCATCGACGCCGGCCACGACCTCGAGACCGAGGCGATGCTCCTGGGGCCGATCCTCCGCGTGGAGGTCGACAACGTCCGGCGTATCCACGGTTCGACGATGAAGGCCGTGACGGTCGACCTCGTGTCGCCGCTTCCGGCGGTCGAGGTCGTGGCTGGCGGGATGCTCCCTTCGGTGTTCGCGAACCTGCTCTCGAACGCGGTCCGGCACAACGACGCCGACGCCGTCGAGATCGGCGTCACCGTCGACGTCGAACCGGACGAGGTCGTGGTCCGCGTGACCGACAACGGGCCCGGCATCCCCGACGACCAGAAAGAGCGCGTGTTCGAGCCGGCGACGAAACGCGGCGACAGTCCCGGTGACGGCCTCGGTCTCTCGCTCGTCAAGCGCCTCGTCGAATCGTACGGCGGGCGCGTCTGGTTCGAGGACGCCTCCGGTGGCGGGGTCGTCGCCTGCGTCGCGCTCTGTCGGGTCACGTCGTCGCCCCCCTGA
- a CDS encoding VanZ family protein — protein MKSLLGERRHALGTLLVAAAAVVFVGSVLPLPTTGGDVALAGPLGVGADKWVHAASYAVIAGLAVLDGRPRRVTFGVVGLVAVVLAVAAFGAGIEAVQSLVPGRTASGGDIVANTVGAVVGAVTGTWVTARRRRIGPFE, from the coding sequence ATGAAGTCCCTCCTCGGCGAGCGCCGGCACGCCCTCGGGACACTCCTCGTCGCGGCCGCCGCCGTCGTCTTCGTCGGTTCCGTGCTCCCCCTGCCGACCACCGGCGGGGACGTCGCGCTCGCCGGCCCGCTCGGCGTCGGTGCCGACAAGTGGGTCCACGCCGCCAGCTACGCCGTCATCGCCGGGCTGGCGGTGCTGGACGGGCGGCCGCGACGGGTGACGTTCGGCGTCGTCGGCCTCGTCGCCGTCGTCCTCGCCGTCGCGGCGTTCGGCGCGGGCATCGAGGCAGTCCAGTCGCTCGTCCCCGGACGGACGGCCTCGGGCGGTGACATCGTCGCGAACACGGTCGGCGCGGTCGTCGGTGCCGTCACCGGCACGTGGGTCACCGCTCGACGTCGACGTATCGGTCCGTTCGAGTGA